One genomic segment of Stegostoma tigrinum isolate sSteTig4 chromosome 21, sSteTig4.hap1, whole genome shotgun sequence includes these proteins:
- the LOC132210820 gene encoding probable G-protein coupled receptor 139: MYWNLAMMDWNNTTLDLNLRTNDWNITTTDWNGLTMVQNERTVDGNGKTLGRGFIEMLDSLSATFAWKPLKIRVQMVLQIMQFIYYPILAIIAVPTNVVTIVILSQEKCGLSRCVYHYLVAMAIADLMVIIFDLILRHIPFVYLEEHHFLEGIPVCNIHAVLLYAATDCSVWFTVTFTFDRFVAICCPNLRSKYCNVKTAAVVLATVTALSCLKNIFWYFLFTDQYYNSSRPWFCRVKRKVRFSPVWGAIEFCHYILTPVVAFILILLLNVLTVRHIAVTSRSRRRLHQQRNRKSTKDPEMKSRKNSIILLFLISGNFILLWSVSMVYSIYWRMKFLGYESVSLPLFVMDLGYMLQMLSCCTNTVIYVITHPKFREHLKNIVHYPFTPIVKCIKQ; the protein is encoded by the exons atgtattggaatctggcaatgatggattggaacaatacaacactggatTTGAATCTAAGAACAAACGATTGGAATAttacaacaacagattggaatggATTGACAATGGTTCAAAATGAGAGAACAGTTGATGGGAATGGTAAAACATTGGGAAGgggtttcattgagatgttgGATTCCCTTTCTGCTACTTTTGCTTGGAAGCCACTGAAGATCCGCGTTCAAATGGTCCTTCAGATTATGCAATTCATTTATTATCCGATTCTCGCTATCATTGCAGTCCCTA CCAATGTAGtaacaattgtgatcctgtcccaggaaaagtgtggtctctcccgaTGTGTCTATCACTACCTGGTAGCAATGGCAATCGCAGATCTCATGGTAATCATCTTTGACCTCATATTGcgacacattccatttgtctatttggaAGAGCATCATTTCTTAGAaggtatccctgtgtgtaatatccacgctgtcctgctttatgcagccactgactgttctgtctggttcaccgtcactttcacctttgatcgatttgtcgccatttgttgcccaaatctgagaagtaaatattgcaatgtgaaaacagcagccgtggttctggcaacagtgactgcattgagctgtttgaagaacattttctggtattttctgtttACTGATCAGTATTACAATAGCAGCAGACCCTGGTTTTGTCGGGTGAAAAGGAAAGTGAGGTTTTCACCAGTCTGGGGagcaattgagttctgtcattacatactaacaccagtagttgcctttattctcattctgcttctcaatgttttaacggttagacacattgcagtgaccagcagatcccgcaggagactccatcagcagagaaacagaaagagcaccaaagacccagagatgaagagtcgaaagaattccatcattttattgtttcttatctcagggaatttcattctgttatggtcagtatcaatggtgtattccataTATTGGAGAATGAAATTTTTGGGATATGAGTCTGTATCTCTGCCTCTGTTTGTAATGGACCTGGGCtacatgctgcagatgctgagttgctgcacaaacactgtgatttatgtcatcacacatcctaagttcagagagcatttgaagaatattgtgcactatccctttactccaattgtgaaatgtattaaacaatga